One region of Nitrospirota bacterium genomic DNA includes:
- the gcvH gene encoding glycine cleavage system protein GcvH, with product MNPDELKYHKEHTWARAEGHKATIGITDYAQDALGDIVYIDLPEVDNTVEANSEISEIESTKATSSVISPVSGTIVKVNEELSETPEVINEDPYGKGWIAVVELSSDAELSDLMDASDYEKYVEEEAK from the coding sequence ATGAACCCCGATGAACTCAAGTACCACAAGGAGCACACATGGGCCAGGGCCGAAGGGCACAAAGCCACCATCGGCATAACCGACTACGCACAGGACGCGCTCGGCGACATCGTCTACATCGACCTCCCCGAGGTTGACAACACCGTCGAGGCCAACTCCGAGATATCGGAGATAGAGTCGACCAAGGCCACGTCCTCGGTAATATCGCCCGTGAGCGGGACCATCGTCAAGGTCAACGAGGAGCTTTCCGAGACCCCCGAGGTCATCAACGAGGACCCTTACGGCAAGGGGTGGATAGCGGTCGTCGAGCTCTCCAGCGACGCCGAGCTCAGCGACCTCATGGATGCCTCCGACTACGAGAAGTACGTCGAGGAAGAGGCGAAATGA
- the mutS gene encoding DNA mismatch repair protein MutS, with protein MKQYQSIKEKHPDAVVLFRMGDFYEMFGEDARVASRVLQIALTTREKNKDDPMPMCGIPYFASENYIAKLIRAGHKVAVCEQVEDPRSARGIVRREVVRVISPGTHTPEHPKENAYIVSLVPEGDRHGLAVADVSTGEFFVYESTRPLEDELSRYEPAEVVLPESLGEDMHYSEILDGLYVTTVEDHAFDYPRAMRTLLGHFKVASLEGFGCEGLTAAVRAAGGLMSYLEETQKGALHFGTLSTLTPSGTMFLDTPTQRNLELVRNLKDGSTEATLLSTLEQTLTPMGGRFLRAAILRPLVETEEIHERHRAVAVLVEDYDILERLRRRLRNVQDVERLAQRISTGSATARDLAALGNSLAPLPEIRESLLGSGDPLLCSLGEGLPLFEELTDLIGRAIVEHPPASVRDGGIIRAGFSAEIDELRNISTGTRDFIAALEAEERVKTGITTLKVGFNRIHGYYIEVTKSNLDLVPYHYVRKQTLVGGERFITPELKDYESKVLGAEERLKVLELDVFTGLLAQADRWSPALSEAARALAVADFLVSLAVVAKRHDYVMPRMTEEPVIRISNGRHAVIERLSLGEKFIPNDAHLDGGDERLLVITGPNMAGKSTYMRQVALIVLMAQMGSFVPAEEAVLGVADRIFTRIGASDFLSRGQSTFMVEMVETANILNNATQRSLILLDEVGRGTSTFDGISIAWAAAEHISQRVRARTLFATHYNELTDLAHLLEGVRNYNIAVKEWGDEIIFLRRIEAGPADKSYGIQVARLAGLPPEVVARAGEVLSLLEKQPKGEAARRARQMDLFAPREDLLLDELLGMDLEALSPEEVVARIRDIKVRSPRRS; from the coding sequence ATGAAGCAGTACCAGAGCATCAAGGAGAAGCATCCCGACGCCGTCGTTCTGTTCCGCATGGGGGACTTCTACGAGATGTTCGGCGAGGACGCGCGGGTGGCCTCGCGGGTGCTTCAGATAGCGCTGACGACCCGGGAGAAGAACAAGGACGACCCCATGCCCATGTGCGGCATCCCCTACTTCGCCTCGGAGAACTATATCGCCAAGCTCATCCGTGCCGGCCACAAGGTGGCCGTGTGCGAGCAGGTCGAAGACCCCCGCTCGGCCAGGGGCATCGTCAGGCGGGAGGTGGTCCGGGTCATCTCTCCCGGCACCCACACGCCGGAGCACCCCAAGGAGAACGCCTACATCGTGAGCCTGGTCCCCGAGGGCGACCGGCACGGCCTGGCGGTGGCCGACGTTTCCACGGGGGAGTTTTTCGTCTACGAAAGCACGCGCCCCCTGGAGGACGAGCTTTCCCGCTACGAGCCCGCCGAGGTGGTGCTGCCCGAGAGCCTCGGAGAGGACATGCATTATTCGGAGATACTGGACGGCCTGTACGTCACTACCGTGGAGGACCACGCGTTCGACTACCCGCGGGCCATGCGCACGCTGCTCGGGCACTTCAAGGTGGCTTCCCTGGAGGGCTTCGGCTGCGAGGGCCTCACCGCGGCAGTACGGGCCGCCGGGGGGCTCATGAGCTATCTGGAGGAGACCCAGAAAGGTGCTCTGCACTTCGGCACTCTTTCCACTCTCACGCCCTCGGGCACCATGTTCCTCGACACCCCGACCCAGCGGAACCTGGAGCTGGTCAGAAACCTCAAGGACGGCTCCACGGAAGCCACCCTTCTGTCCACGCTGGAGCAGACCCTTACCCCCATGGGGGGCCGGTTCCTCCGGGCCGCCATCCTGCGTCCCCTCGTCGAGACGGAGGAAATCCACGAGCGCCACCGGGCTGTAGCGGTGCTGGTGGAGGATTACGACATTCTGGAGAGGCTCAGGAGACGGCTGAGGAACGTCCAGGACGTGGAGAGGCTCGCCCAGCGCATCTCCACGGGAAGCGCCACCGCCAGGGACCTGGCGGCCCTCGGAAACTCCCTCGCCCCTCTCCCCGAGATACGTGAAAGCCTCCTGGGCTCCGGAGACCCGCTCCTTTGCAGCCTGGGAGAGGGGCTTCCCCTGTTCGAGGAGCTTACGGACCTCATCGGGAGGGCCATTGTGGAGCATCCGCCCGCATCGGTGCGGGACGGCGGCATCATCAGGGCCGGTTTCTCCGCGGAGATAGACGAGCTCAGGAACATTTCGACGGGGACCAGGGACTTCATCGCGGCGCTGGAGGCCGAGGAGAGGGTGAAGACGGGCATCACCACGCTCAAGGTCGGCTTCAACAGGATTCACGGCTACTACATCGAGGTGACCAAGTCGAACCTGGACCTGGTCCCGTACCATTACGTCCGGAAGCAGACCCTGGTGGGCGGGGAGAGGTTCATCACCCCGGAGCTCAAGGACTACGAGTCGAAGGTCCTGGGTGCGGAAGAGAGGCTCAAGGTCCTGGAGCTCGACGTCTTCACCGGCCTTCTCGCCCAGGCCGACCGGTGGAGCCCCGCCCTTTCGGAGGCGGCCCGGGCCCTGGCCGTGGCCGACTTTCTGGTCTCCTTGGCCGTCGTGGCCAAGAGGCATGACTATGTCATGCCCCGCATGACCGAGGAGCCCGTCATCCGCATCTCCAACGGCCGCCATGCGGTCATCGAGCGCCTGTCCTTGGGAGAGAAGTTCATCCCCAACGACGCCCACCTCGACGGCGGCGACGAGCGGCTCCTCGTCATCACGGGCCCGAACATGGCCGGGAAGTCCACCTACATGCGCCAGGTGGCCCTCATAGTGCTCATGGCCCAGATGGGGAGCTTCGTCCCGGCCGAGGAAGCGGTCCTCGGCGTGGCCGACAGGATATTCACCCGCATCGGGGCCTCGGACTTCCTGAGCAGGGGGCAGAGCACCTTCATGGTGGAGATGGTGGAGACCGCAAACATCCTCAATAACGCCACCCAGCGGAGCCTCATCCTCCTGGACGAGGTGGGAAGGGGCACCAGCACCTTCGACGGCATCAGCATCGCCTGGGCCGCCGCGGAGCACATCTCCCAGAGGGTCCGGGCGCGCACGCTCTTTGCCACCCACTACAACGAGCTCACCGACCTGGCCCACCTGCTGGAAGGGGTGCGCAACTACAATATCGCCGTCAAGGAGTGGGGAGACGAGATAATCTTTCTCCGGAGAATAGAGGCCGGTCCGGCGGACAAGAGTTACGGCATCCAGGTGGCCCGGCTGGCGGGGCTCCCGCCGGAGGTGGTGGCCCGGGCCGGGGAGGTCCTCTCCCTGCTGGAGAAACAGCCAAAGGGAGAAGCCGCGAGGCGGGCGCGGCAGATGGACCTGTTCGCCCCGCGGGAGGACCTGCTGCTCGATGAACTGCTGGGCATGGACCTCGAGGCCCTGAGCCCCGAGGAGGTGGTGGCCCGGATTCGGGACATCAAGGTGCGGAGCCCCCGGCGCTCCTGA
- a CDS encoding septum formation initiator family protein, with translation MYSSGSLRKQVSTEVRLRRYAGYTFLFLSLLYVLVNLLLSDMGLVRYLELRGKRAALEEEVTKVEAHNGTLQASIENLKKDDFYVEKNARENFGLADPEEFIFIYK, from the coding sequence ATGTACAGTAGCGGCTCGCTGAGAAAACAGGTCAGCACCGAGGTCCGGCTCAGGCGCTATGCCGGGTACACCTTCCTGTTTCTGAGCCTTCTTTACGTTCTGGTGAACCTTCTGTTAAGCGACATGGGCCTCGTCCGCTACCTGGAGCTTCGCGGCAAGAGGGCGGCCCTCGAGGAAGAGGTCACCAAGGTGGAGGCGCACAACGGCACCCTCCAGGCCTCCATCGAGAACCTCAAGAAGGACGATTTCTACGTCGAGAAGAACGCCCGGGAAAACTTCGGCCTCGCCGATCCCGAGGAGTTCATCTTCATCTACAAGTAG
- the rlmN gene encoding 23S rRNA (adenine(2503)-C(2))-methyltransferase RlmN, whose protein sequence is MMERTNLKELSARGVEDFLSTRGLPRYRSRQLLHWLYEKRAASLREITEFSRDLRASLENVAYVSGLVLLARQRSEDGTEKFLFGLEDGLSVESVLIPDGERLTLCVSSQVGCAMGCLFCRTGREGLLRNLKAHEMVDQVFAAEKAVEPLRVTNLVFMGMGEPLHNPGEVAEAVRRLTGLAGFSRKRITVSTAGYVPGMRALSEAGPHVRLAVSLNAATDAVRDDLMPINRRYPLPVLLEELRNYPLPKREHITIEYVLIEGKNDAPEDARRLPGLLRGIPSKINLIPLNEHDGTGLRRPSDSRVMAFQQALIRAGLRALVRKSKGTDILAACGQLRSRMREGAPSP, encoded by the coding sequence ATCATGGAGCGCACGAACCTCAAAGAGCTCAGTGCCCGGGGCGTGGAGGATTTCCTCTCCACACGGGGCCTTCCCCGCTACCGCTCGCGCCAGCTCCTTCACTGGCTGTATGAAAAGCGGGCGGCTTCCCTCCGGGAGATAACGGAGTTCTCCCGGGACCTCCGGGCCTCCCTGGAGAACGTCGCCTATGTGAGCGGCCTCGTGCTCCTGGCACGGCAGCGGTCGGAGGACGGTACGGAGAAGTTCCTCTTCGGGCTCGAGGACGGCCTCTCCGTCGAAAGCGTCCTCATCCCCGACGGCGAGAGGCTCACCCTCTGCGTTTCGAGCCAGGTGGGCTGCGCCATGGGCTGCCTCTTCTGCCGGACGGGCAGGGAAGGGCTTCTCCGCAACCTGAAGGCCCATGAGATGGTCGACCAGGTCTTTGCCGCGGAGAAGGCCGTGGAGCCTCTTCGGGTGACGAACCTCGTCTTCATGGGGATGGGCGAACCCCTGCACAACCCGGGCGAGGTCGCCGAGGCCGTGAGGCGGCTGACCGGGCTGGCCGGTTTCTCCCGGAAGAGAATCACCGTCTCCACGGCGGGCTATGTGCCCGGCATGCGGGCCCTGTCGGAGGCGGGCCCCCATGTGAGGCTGGCCGTCTCCCTCAACGCCGCGACGGATGCGGTCAGGGACGACCTCATGCCGATAAACCGCAGGTATCCCCTCCCGGTGCTTCTTGAGGAGCTCAGGAACTACCCCCTTCCCAAGCGGGAGCATATCACCATCGAGTACGTTCTCATCGAGGGGAAAAACGATGCCCCTGAGGACGCCCGGCGCCTCCCGGGGCTGCTCCGGGGAATTCCGTCCAAGATAAACCTCATTCCCCTGAACGAGCACGACGGAACCGGCCTCAGGCGTCCCTCCGACTCGAGGGTCATGGCCTTCCAGCAGGCGCTCATCCGGGCGGGGCTCAGGGCGCTTGTCAGAAAGAGCAAGGGTACGGACATACTGGCCGCCTGCGGGCAGCTCCGCTCCAGGATGAGGGAAGGGGCCCCCAGCCCATAG
- the lpdA gene encoding dihydrolipoyl dehydrogenase, whose translation MRLVVIGSGPGGYVAALKAAQLGAEVTVIEETEVGGTCLNRGCIPTKSLIASTELYTKAREMEKFGLDLDGAVKPNLARMMERKDKIVGIQVKGIRGLFKSWGVSIVEGRGALKGARSVEVRKKDGSTETLEADGVIIATGSEPAEIKAFPFDAKTIINSTHALGLTELPKSMLIVGAGVIGCEWACMFAELGTEITMVEMLPRAVATEDPEVSELLARELKKKKIKLLTGTGVESVQVTGQGAVARLSGGKEVSAEKVLVSVGRALNSKNMGLEEAGVDVGKRGEIVVNERMETTVEGVYAIGDVTGGILLAHVASKEGIVAALNVCGKDAAMDYGTVAAAIFTSPEIGSVGLREHEAEQRGVKYRTGHFPFRALGKAHAMGEISGFFKLVADRETDRVLGAHIIGPHASVLVHEAAVAMHNGLTVRDLADTIHAHPTLSEGLMEAAEDVHGEAIHAPRK comes from the coding sequence ATGAGGCTGGTCGTCATCGGTTCGGGTCCGGGGGGGTACGTCGCCGCCCTGAAGGCGGCCCAGCTTGGCGCGGAGGTAACCGTCATAGAGGAGACCGAGGTCGGCGGGACGTGTCTGAACAGGGGATGCATTCCCACCAAGAGCCTTATCGCCTCCACCGAGCTGTATACGAAGGCCAGGGAGATGGAGAAGTTCGGCCTCGACCTCGACGGCGCGGTCAAGCCCAACCTTGCCAGAATGATGGAGCGCAAGGACAAGATAGTGGGCATCCAGGTGAAAGGCATACGGGGCCTGTTCAAGAGCTGGGGCGTCAGCATCGTGGAGGGCCGGGGAGCCCTGAAGGGGGCCCGAAGCGTGGAGGTCCGGAAAAAGGACGGCTCCACCGAGACCCTGGAGGCCGACGGGGTCATCATTGCCACGGGCTCCGAGCCCGCCGAGATAAAGGCCTTTCCCTTCGATGCCAAGACGATTATCAACAGCACCCATGCCCTGGGGCTTACGGAGCTTCCCAAAAGCATGCTCATCGTGGGCGCCGGGGTCATCGGCTGCGAGTGGGCCTGCATGTTCGCGGAGCTGGGCACCGAAATCACCATGGTGGAGATGCTCCCGCGGGCCGTGGCCACCGAGGACCCCGAGGTCTCGGAGCTCCTGGCAAGGGAGCTGAAGAAGAAAAAGATAAAGCTTCTTACCGGAACCGGCGTGGAGAGCGTGCAGGTGACCGGCCAGGGCGCGGTGGCCAGGCTCTCCGGCGGCAAGGAGGTCTCGGCCGAGAAGGTCCTGGTCTCGGTGGGGCGGGCCCTGAACAGCAAGAACATGGGCCTGGAGGAGGCCGGCGTCGATGTCGGCAAGCGCGGCGAGATTGTGGTGAACGAGCGCATGGAGACCACTGTGGAGGGCGTCTACGCCATCGGGGACGTCACCGGAGGCATTCTCCTGGCCCACGTGGCGTCCAAGGAAGGCATCGTGGCGGCCCTGAACGTCTGTGGCAAGGACGCCGCGATGGACTACGGCACCGTTGCGGCGGCCATCTTCACCTCGCCCGAGATCGGCTCCGTGGGCCTCAGGGAGCACGAGGCGGAGCAGAGGGGGGTAAAGTACCGGACCGGCCACTTCCCGTTCAGGGCGCTGGGCAAGGCCCATGCCATGGGCGAGATATCGGGCTTCTTCAAGCTCGTGGCGGACCGGGAGACCGACAGGGTGCTGGGCGCCCACATCATCGGCCCGCATGCATCCGTCCTCGTTCACGAGGCCGCGGTGGCCATGCATAACGGACTCACGGTACGCGACCTCGCCGACACCATCCATGCCCACCCCACCCTCTCGGAGGGCCTGATGGAAGCGGCGGAGGACGTCCACGGCGAAGCCATACATGCACCCAGGAAATAA
- the bamA gene encoding outer membrane protein assembly factor BamA has protein sequence MGPARKTPGSGPTVPPFVLAALLLMAFFVFRPLSALASYPVGKVRVEGLYCISEEELLYLLGISPGMDLSTGEATRGIKRAFRKGIFESISVESGAGGLIVVRVKERDFVDKMEVRGNENVSDSFVREHLGMQEHDLLRYDLLTRKQEALARALEKRGYPSATFTFQFSQTHNPHRIRVRVNLDEGTPLRVKRIDFDGVMAQDVRYLMKTNVGGVYDQFKLEEDLERIKRHYRKKGYIDPAAGPYSYEDGVLKVRVRPGRQLEVNIVGNESVSGKSLKGVLPFEEAGSAADEVVEEALSRILEVYHEEGYPSAQVAPVKAISDDVVRLNFYVYEGRKVLVDSIHIAGSNIEEKKIRDMMSLKERHAFNPALLKEDVERIRELYRALGYTDVSIAEPDVKILDSWATIKIEIEEGRQVHITEVNLRGVRSIPEKDILDALTIKSGSPYNDVDISDSRREILRLYRNRGFANCAVTVERTLTEKGAALLYRVHEGPRMFFGKTVVAGNRRTKPEVVMREAAYEEGQPFSQALLAETRQRLYKTGLFSNVEARPIQRKGSRKADVLIEVEEAKAGTVEFGVGYGEYERYRGFLEVGYINLFGMNRRVSARVEASTLSERYILNFQDPYFLGRALESRTLLLYEQRTEENIDTRETRYKLRRLTASTSLEKQFTPQLKGSISYEYSLVKTFHVQPGVILTREDTGTLGISSLTPSLSYDTRDNPFDPRRGFFLGGSLKVATQALLSETNFVKGRFQASGYQALARWLVLAASLRWGLATSFDESSELPLVERFFLGGRNTVRGFPQDELGPKGPDGAPTGGNAFVLGNLELRTHVTRNWRLVGFVDSGNVWVQPGDINPGDLRYTAGAGIQYNTPVGPIRVDYGYKLDREPGESAGEVHFSIGHAF, from the coding sequence GTGGGGCCCGCGAGGAAAACGCCCGGCTCCGGCCCGACCGTTCCTCCGTTCGTTCTCGCCGCCCTTCTTCTCATGGCCTTCTTTGTCTTTCGGCCCTTGAGCGCCCTGGCCTCCTACCCCGTCGGCAAAGTCAGGGTGGAGGGACTCTATTGCATATCCGAGGAGGAGCTTCTCTACCTGCTGGGCATCTCGCCGGGCATGGACCTCAGTACAGGGGAGGCGACCCGCGGGATAAAAAGGGCCTTCAGGAAGGGCATTTTCGAGAGCATTTCGGTGGAAAGCGGGGCAGGGGGGCTTATCGTTGTCCGCGTGAAGGAGCGGGATTTCGTAGATAAAATGGAGGTCAGGGGCAACGAAAACGTGTCCGATTCCTTCGTCAGAGAGCACCTGGGCATGCAGGAGCACGACCTGCTCCGGTACGACCTGCTCACAAGAAAGCAGGAGGCCCTTGCCCGAGCCCTCGAAAAAAGGGGATATCCCTCGGCCACGTTCACCTTTCAGTTCTCCCAGACGCACAACCCGCACAGGATACGAGTCCGGGTAAACCTGGATGAGGGAACGCCTCTCCGCGTAAAGAGAATCGATTTTGACGGCGTCATGGCCCAGGACGTCCGCTATCTCATGAAGACGAACGTGGGTGGAGTCTACGACCAGTTCAAGCTCGAAGAGGACCTGGAGCGCATCAAACGGCATTATCGGAAGAAGGGCTACATCGACCCCGCGGCGGGGCCGTATTCCTACGAAGACGGCGTTTTGAAAGTGCGGGTGCGGCCCGGGAGACAGCTTGAGGTCAACATCGTCGGGAACGAATCCGTTTCCGGGAAGAGCCTGAAGGGCGTTTTACCCTTCGAAGAGGCCGGCTCCGCCGCGGACGAAGTGGTGGAGGAGGCGCTGTCCCGGATTCTGGAGGTCTATCACGAGGAAGGCTATCCCTCCGCGCAGGTGGCGCCCGTCAAGGCGATCTCCGACGATGTGGTGCGGCTGAACTTCTATGTCTACGAAGGCCGCAAGGTCCTTGTGGACTCCATCCATATCGCGGGCTCGAACATAGAGGAGAAGAAGATACGGGACATGATGTCCCTGAAGGAGAGGCACGCGTTCAACCCCGCCCTCCTGAAGGAGGACGTAGAGAGAATAAGAGAGCTCTACAGGGCCCTGGGCTACACGGACGTCTCCATAGCCGAACCCGACGTGAAAATCCTGGACTCCTGGGCGACCATAAAGATAGAAATCGAGGAAGGCCGGCAGGTTCACATAACGGAGGTGAATCTGAGGGGCGTCCGGTCAATCCCGGAAAAGGACATCCTCGATGCCCTCACAATAAAGTCCGGCAGCCCGTACAACGACGTGGACATATCCGACAGTCGGAGAGAGATTCTCAGGCTGTACAGAAACCGCGGGTTTGCAAACTGCGCCGTCACCGTGGAAAGGACTCTCACCGAGAAGGGGGCTGCCCTTCTCTACCGCGTGCACGAGGGGCCCCGCATGTTCTTCGGCAAGACGGTGGTAGCCGGAAACAGGCGGACGAAGCCCGAGGTCGTCATGCGGGAGGCAGCCTATGAGGAAGGGCAGCCCTTCAGCCAGGCCCTTCTCGCCGAAACGCGCCAGAGGCTATACAAGACGGGGCTTTTCTCCAACGTCGAAGCGCGGCCCATCCAGCGGAAAGGCAGCCGGAAGGCCGACGTCCTCATAGAAGTCGAGGAAGCCAAGGCGGGCACCGTGGAGTTCGGCGTCGGCTACGGCGAGTACGAAAGATACCGCGGCTTCCTGGAGGTGGGCTATATCAACCTCTTCGGGATGAACCGCCGGGTCTCGGCCCGCGTGGAGGCCAGCACCCTGTCGGAGCGCTACATCCTGAACTTCCAGGACCCGTACTTTCTGGGAAGGGCCCTGGAAAGCAGGACGCTGCTGTTGTATGAACAGCGCACCGAAGAGAACATCGACACGCGCGAGACCCGCTACAAGCTTCGCCGGCTGACGGCGAGCACGAGCCTGGAAAAACAGTTTACTCCCCAACTGAAAGGAAGCATCTCCTATGAGTACAGCCTGGTGAAAACCTTCCACGTTCAGCCCGGCGTCATACTGACCCGGGAAGACACCGGCACCCTGGGGATCAGCTCCCTCACGCCGAGCCTTTCCTATGACACCCGGGACAACCCCTTCGACCCCCGGAGGGGTTTCTTCCTGGGCGGCAGCCTGAAGGTCGCAACCCAGGCCCTGCTGTCGGAGACGAACTTCGTCAAGGGCAGGTTCCAGGCGAGCGGATACCAGGCGCTTGCCCGGTGGCTCGTCCTGGCCGCCTCTCTTCGCTGGGGTCTGGCCACGTCCTTTGACGAGTCCTCGGAGCTCCCCCTGGTGGAGCGGTTCTTCCTCGGCGGCAGAAACACGGTGCGAGGGTTCCCGCAGGACGAGCTGGGTCCGAAAGGGCCTGACGGGGCGCCCACCGGGGGGAACGCCTTCGTTCTGGGCAATCTCGAACTGCGCACGCACGTGACGAGGAACTGGCGGCTCGTGGGTTTCGTGGATTCGGGCAATGTCTGGGTGCAGCCGGGGGACATCAACCCGGGAGACCTCCGCTACACGGCCGGGGCGGGCATCCAGTATAACACGCCGGTAGGGCCCATCCGCGTGGACTACGGGTACAAGCTGGACCGCGAGCCCGGGGAAAGCGCGGGCGAGGTACACTTCAGCATCGGCCACGCCTTCTGA
- the eno gene encoding phosphopyruvate hydratase produces MGEIVDVHAREILDSRGNPTVEVEVLLESGALGRAAVPSGASTGSREALELRDKGQRYLGKGVQTAVNNVIDKIAPRLVGTESLDQVLIDQFLLDLDGTDNKSNLGANALLGVSLAVCKASAEEIGLPLYRYIGGTNARTLPVPMMNILNGGAHADNNLDIQEFMIMPAGLDSFSEALRAGSEIFHTLKGILKEKGLSTAVGDEGGFAPNLTSNEEAITLTLSAVEKAGYRPGEEIYLALDAAASEFYGASGYHFEGKKVSSEDLIRYYEGVVEKYPVISVEDGMAENDWEGWKALTDALGRKVQIVGDDLFVTNTLILKEGIRRGITNSILIKVNQIGTVTETLDAIEMAKRAAYTCVVSHRSGETEDTTIADLAVACNTGQIKTGSLARSERVAKYNRLLVIEEELEDSALYLGLDSLYNIRRNVQ; encoded by the coding sequence ATGGGGGAGATAGTCGACGTTCACGCGCGCGAGATACTGGACTCCCGGGGAAACCCGACGGTGGAGGTGGAAGTTCTCCTGGAAAGCGGAGCCCTGGGCAGGGCGGCGGTACCCTCGGGAGCCTCCACCGGGAGCAGGGAGGCTCTGGAGCTGAGGGACAAGGGGCAGCGCTACCTCGGCAAAGGGGTGCAAACGGCGGTAAACAACGTCATCGACAAGATAGCCCCCCGGCTGGTGGGCACGGAGTCCCTGGACCAGGTGCTGATAGACCAGTTCCTCCTGGACCTTGACGGCACGGACAACAAGAGCAACCTGGGAGCAAACGCCCTCCTGGGGGTCTCGCTCGCCGTCTGCAAGGCCTCGGCCGAGGAAATCGGCCTTCCCCTGTACCGGTACATCGGAGGGACCAACGCCCGCACCCTGCCGGTGCCCATGATGAACATCCTCAACGGTGGGGCCCACGCCGACAATAATCTGGACATCCAGGAGTTCATGATAATGCCGGCCGGGCTGGACTCCTTCTCCGAGGCCCTCCGGGCGGGCTCGGAAATCTTCCACACCCTGAAGGGGATTCTCAAGGAGAAGGGGCTGAGCACCGCCGTGGGCGACGAGGGCGGCTTCGCCCCCAACCTTACGTCCAACGAGGAGGCGATAACCCTCACCCTCTCGGCCGTTGAAAAGGCCGGGTACCGGCCCGGCGAGGAAATTTATCTGGCCCTGGACGCGGCCGCCTCGGAGTTTTACGGGGCCAGCGGTTATCACTTCGAGGGGAAGAAGGTCTCCTCGGAAGACCTGATACGCTACTACGAGGGCGTCGTCGAGAAATATCCCGTCATCTCCGTAGAGGACGGCATGGCCGAGAACGACTGGGAAGGATGGAAGGCCCTCACGGACGCCCTGGGCCGGAAGGTCCAGATAGTGGGCGACGACCTGTTCGTCACCAACACGCTCATCCTCAAAGAAGGCATACGGCGCGGCATCACCAACTCCATCCTTATAAAAGTGAACCAGATAGGCACCGTCACGGAGACCCTCGATGCCATCGAGATGGCCAAGCGGGCGGCCTACACGTGCGTGGTCTCCCATCGCTCGGGCGAGACCGAGGACACCACCATCGCCGACCTGGCCGTGGCTTGCAACACCGGGCAGATAAAGACGGGCTCCCTGGCCAGGAGCGAGCGCGTGGCCAAGTACAACAGGCTCCTGGTCATCGAGGAGGAGCTGGAGGACTCCGCCCTGTACTTGGGCCTCGATTCCCTGTATAATATTCGCCGCAATGTACAGTAG
- a CDS encoding SurA N-terminal domain-containing protein, with the protein MRALCWFVLFCLMVTGFLVSPRPGAADEVIDRVVAFVGDHAITLAELDAEYKRRVDAGLDTTREAVLATMINRFLLLREARRMRIDAPDDDTLVREYIELKVRAFVKVRENEVQAYYAEHREEFGNVPYEKVKDTIKTLLKEREVNRLLRAHIEKLREAAYIKVLL; encoded by the coding sequence ATGAGAGCCCTTTGCTGGTTTGTTCTTTTCTGCCTCATGGTTACGGGTTTTCTGGTTTCGCCCCGGCCGGGCGCCGCGGACGAGGTCATCGACCGCGTGGTCGCCTTCGTAGGGGACCACGCCATCACCCTGGCCGAGCTTGATGCCGAATACAAGCGCAGGGTCGATGCCGGCCTGGACACCACCCGGGAGGCCGTCCTCGCGACCATGATCAACCGGTTCCTGCTCCTCAGGGAGGCCCGGCGCATGAGAATCGACGCCCCGGACGACGACACCCTCGTCAGGGAGTACATCGAGCTCAAGGTGCGGGCGTTCGTAAAGGTCAGGGAGAACGAGGTCCAGGCCTACTACGCAGAGCACCGCGAGGAATTCGGCAACGTACCGTACGAGAAGGTAAAGGACACCATCAAGACCCTCTTGAAGGAGCGGGAGGTGAACCGGCTGCTCCGGGCTCACATCGAAAAGCTCAGGGAAGCCGCGTACATCAAGGTCCTCCTCTAG